In the genome of Streptomyces sp. P3, the window CTTCGGCGGCAACGCGATCCGCGAGGCGTCCCGGCTGCTGCGGCCGTACAACCCGGCACAGGACGCCTCCCCGTTCGCCCTCGCCCAGGTCGCGGACGGCGGCGACATCGCGGTGAACCCGTTCGACATCCACGAGGCCGTGGAGACGATCGAGGCGGCCGCCGACGACCTGCTCGGCACCGGCGCGCGCCTGATGACCCTGGGCGGTGACCACACCATCGCGCTCCCGCTGCTGCGCTCGGTCGCGAAGAAGCACGGCCCCGTGGCCCTGCTCCACTTCGACGCCCACCTCGACACCTGGGACACCTACTTCGGCGCCGAGTACACACACGGCACGCCGTTCCGCCGGGCCGTCGAGGAGGGCGTCCTCGACACCGAGGCGCTGTCCCACGTCGGCACCCGCGGACCGCTCTACGGCAAGCAGGACCTCACCGACGACGAGAAGATGGGCTTCGGCATCGTCACCTCGGCGGACGTCTACCGGCGCGGCGCCGACGAGATCGCCGACCAGCTGCGCCAGCGCATCGGCGACCGCCCGCTCTACATCTCCATCGACATCGACTGCCTCGACCCGGCGCACGCGCCCGGCACCGGCACCCCGGAGGCCGGCGGCATGACCTCCCGCGAGCTCCTGGAGATCCTGCGCGGCCTCGCCTCCTGCCACCTGGTCTCGGCGGACGTCGTCGAGGTGGCCCCCGCGTACGATCACGCGGAGATCACGTCGGTGGCCGCGTCCCACACGGCGTACGAACTCACCACGATCATGTCCCGACAGATTGCCGAGGCTCGCGCGAAGTGACTCACGACCACGACCTGGTGCTCCGCCCGACCGCCGCGCAGACGGAGGCCGCACTGAACCCTCCCCCCGGCCGCACCGGCGGAGACCTGGTCGTGGAGACCCTGGCCGGGCTCGGCGCGACGACGGTGTTCGGGCTGCCCGGCCAGCACGCGCTCGCCGTCTTCGACGCCCTGCGCCGCTCCTCGCTGCGTTATGTCGGCCTGCGGATGGAGAACAACGCGGGCTTCGCGGCGGACGCGTACGGCAGGATCACCGGGGAGGCCGCGCCGCTGCTGCTGTCGACCGGCCCGGGCGCCCTCACCTCCCTCGCCGCCCTGCACGAGGCCGCGGCGGCCTCCGCCCCGGTCCTGGCGATCTGCAGCCAGGTCCCGACGGCGGGGCTGGGCGGCGGCCGGCGCGGTCATCTGCACGAACTCCCGGACCAGGCGGCCTCGTTCAGGGGTGTCGTGAAGTCCGTCCACCAGGCCCGCACCGCGTCGCAGATCCCTTCGGCGATCGAGGCGGCCTGGAAGTCCGCGCTGACGGTCCCGCACGGCCCGGTGTGGGTGGAGATCCCGCAGGACGTGCTGCTGGCGCGGACGTCGATCCCGGTCGTGACGGGCGGCGACGCGTTCCCCGACGACCTGCCGCCGCGCCCCGAACTGACGGCCCTGGCCGCCGACCTGCTGTCGCGTGCCGAGCGCCCGGCGATCATCGCCGGCGGGGGAGTGGTCCGGGCGGACGCGTCGGGCAAGCTGCGGCAGCTCGCGGAGCGGCTCGACGCGCCCGTCGTCACCACCCCCGGCGGCAAGGGCGCGTTCCCCTGGACGCACCCCCTCTCCCTGCGGTCCTGGCTGGAGGACCGGCACACCACGGACTTCCTGGAGGACGCGGACGTCCTGCTGGTGGTCGGCTCGGGTCTCGGCGAACTGTCGTCGAACTACCACACGTTCACGCCCCGCGGCCGCGTCGTCCAGATCGAGGCGGACCTCGGCAAACTGGAGTCCAACCACCCGGCGCTGGGCATCCACGCGGACGCCCGCCTCGCGTTGCAGGCGCTCCTGGAGACGGTGGAGACGCGGCAGGACGAGACCGCGCCCGGCCGGGTGCGGGACCTGCTCGCGAAGGTCGCCGACCGTATCGCCGCCCAGGACCTCACCCTGGAACAGGAAGTGCTGGCGTCGGTGCGCAGGGCGCTCCCGGCCGACTCCCCGTCCTTCTGGGACATGACGATCCTCGCCTACTGGGCCTGGTCGGCCTTCGACGCCAAGGGTCCCAACCGCCTGCACTCCGCGCAGGGCGCCGGCGGCCTCGGCTATGCCTTCCCCGCGGCGCTGGGCGCGGCGGTGGCCGACCCGACCCGACCGGTGCTGGCGGTGTCCGGCGACGGCGGCGCCCTGTACTCGGTCGCCGAGCTGGCCACGGCCCGCCAGCACGACCTGAACGTCACCTGGCTGATCGTCGACGACGGCGGCTACGGCATCCTGCGCGAGTACATGACGGACTCCTTCGGCGCGGCCACCGGCACCGAGCTGACCCGCCCCGACTTCGCGGCGCTGGCGGAGTCCTTCGGCGTGCCGGGCGTGCGGACGTCCCCGCGGGCCCTGGCGGCGGACCTGGCGAAGGCGCTGTCCGAACCCGGCCCGTCGGTGGTCGTGCTCCCGGCGGTGCTGCGCATGTTCGCGCCGACGCACACCGGGACCGGCGACGGCCGTTGATACCGTCCCGGCATGTCTGAAGCACCCGGACCACCCGGCACCCACCTCGGTCCCGGCGCCCACCTCGGTCCCGGCGCCCACCTCGGTCCCGGCCCTGTCACCGCCGACGACGTGCGGGACGCGGTCCGGGCGGCGGCGGCCGTACTGCGCGGGGCTCGGGAGGCCGACTGGGACGTCAGGGCCGGTTCCCTGGAGTGGAGTTGCTGGGAGACCGTCGAGCACCTCGCCGACGATCTCTTCGCCTATGCCGCCCAACTGGGCCCCGAGCAGCCGCCGTCGGACCGGGAGGTGCCCTTCGTCTGGAGCCCCAGGAGGCCCGGCGGACCGGCCAACGTCGTCTTCGCCGACCGCGGGGCCGGTGCGGCCGGGCTGGTGCAGGTGCTGGAGGCGAGCGGCGCCCTGTTGACGGCCGTGGTGCGCACCGCCGCGCCCGACGTCAGGTCGCACCATGTCTTCGGCGCCTCCGACCCCGAGGGCTTCGCCGCCATGGGCGTCGTCGAGACGCTGGTGCACCTGCACGACGTCGCCGAGGGGCTCGGGGTGCGGTGGGAGCCGGACGCCGGGCTGTGCGAACGGGTGCTGGCGCGGTTGTTCCCGGACGCCCCGGCCGGCGCCGGCCCGTGGCCCACCCTGCTGTGGGCGACCGGCCGGGGCGAGATCCCCGGGCGCGCCCGTCTCACCCGGTGGCGCTGGCACGGTGCTCCCCGCGAGGCCGCCGAAAAGGGCTGAACCCCCTTGTCACCAAGGGAGGTTCAGCCCCTCCGTGCGTTCGTCCCGCGGTCCTACCAGATCGCCTCGACCCACTCCGGGTGGTCGATGAACGGGTTGCGGTTGTGCTGGTAGGTGTCGTAGATGGTCTGGTTGCGCTTCTCCTCGAAGGCGCTCGGCGGGTCCTCGTCGTTCCACTGCTTGAGCACGGAGAGCTTGCCGATGTACGGGTTGCTGCCGTTGTTGACCTTCTCGTTGGGCTCCAGGTCGGCGAAGCCGTCGCCGCCGTCGTAGCGGACCGCCATGTAGAGGATCATGCGGGCCACGTCGCCCTTGTCGGCGTCACGCGGCTCGAAGGAGTCGGAGTCGGTGAGGCTGCCGCCGCCGCCCGAGACGGTGCTGCCGCCGTTGTCGAAGTCCTTGTTGCCGCGGATGCTGTTGACCGTCACGTCCGCGGGACGCAGGTGGTGCAGGTCCGTGCCGGGACCGGTCACCTCGCCGAAGTCGCCGTGCGACTTGGCCCAGACGTGCTCGCGGTTCCAGTCGCCGACGTCGCCGCCGTTGAGGGACTTGCTGCGTGAGACGCCGCTGTACAGCAGGATCACGTTGCTGCTGTTGTTCGGGTCCTGGTCGGTGACCTTCAGGGCGTTCCAGACCGCGGAGTACGAGATCTTCGAGACATTGGCGCTGATGATCGTGTGCAGCGAGGACTTCAGGCTCGTGCCGGTCTTGCCGACCGCGTTCTTGTAGTACGTCGAGTCGTACGCCGTCGTGGTCGCCGCGGCGGGGGACGCGGTGAGCGCGGGGGCGGTGAGGCCGACCAGGACGGCCGTGGTGGCAAGCGCCACCGACTTCCATCGGTTTATGCGTGTCGCCAGCATGTGGGGTGTCCGATCTACGCGGGTTGATTGAAGGCGGCAATCGGGAGAGTGACATGCACATGCGGCCGTGGCAATGAATCTGACATGTCTTTCAGATGACGAGAACCGGCAAACTGTCCTTTGTCTACGCGAGTTGACGTGCGCGAACGGCCCCCGACAGGAGGGCCGGGGCCGTCGCCGCTGTACGGGTGAGGGGTGGTCGGCTCACGTCGCAGGGGTCCAGCCGGTAGACCGTCGACTGGCTGCTCTGCGCGGTGGACGCGGCGTCCGACCCGGTGGCGCCGTCCGAGGCGTCCGACGTCGCGCCGTACTCGCTCGCCTGTCGGTCGCGGCGCGAACTCCCCCTCGTGGTGCGCGATGTGCGTACGTTCTGCGACGAACCTGTCACGAACTCCCGCAGATCGAACGGGAGTACAACTATCGATCAGGCGTGTGAGTCAACGTGGCATGACTCACCGGACCGCAAGAAGCAGAAGGGGACTGGTCGCCACGGCGCTCGGCGCCGCCGTCCTCGTCACCGGCGTGGCCACCGCCGCACCCGCCTCGGCCGCAACGCCCACCGTCACCTGCACGTCGAGCAAGGCCGCTCTGGCCACCAAGCTGAAGAAGGACATCACCGCCGCGCTGGTGGGTCGCAAGGGCACGATCGCCGTGGGTCTCTACGACCGCACCACGAACACCACCTGCACCCTGCGCGCCTCCACCGCCTACGACTCGGCCAGCGTGGTCAAGGTGACCGTCCTGTCCGCGCTGCTGTGGGACGCGCAGAACGCCGGCCGCACGCTGACCAGCCGGGAGAAGTCGCTCGCCACCGCCATGATCACCAAGTCGGACAACGCCTCCACCTCCACCCTGTGGAAGCAGCTCGGCGTGACGAAGATCAAGAAGTTCCTGGCCGCGGCGAAGATGACCCAGACCAAGCCCGGCGCGAACAACTACTGGGGTCTGACCCAGATCACCGTCACCGACGAGCAGAAGCTGCTCAAGCTGATCCACGCCCGCAACACGGTGCTGACCGACGCCTCGCGCACCTATGTCAGCACCCTGATGGGCAAGGTCGTCTCCGCGCAGCGCTGGGGCACCCCGTACGGCCGGCCCGCGAACGTCTCCTGGCACGTCAAGAACGGCTGGCTGTCGCGTGCCACGCAGGGCTGGCGGGTGCACAGCGTCGGCACGTTCAAGGGCGGCGGCCACGACTACGTGATGACCGTCCTCACGCACGGCAACAGCACCATGAACTACGGCATCGCGACCATCCAGGGCGTCGCCAAGGTCGTCCACAAGGATCTGGCCGCCTCCTGAGCGCGCTTCGCGCACCATCCCTTCGGGCGGCCCCCCGGCCCGTCACCGCGGCTCGCCCAAGGTGACGGGCCGATGACCTTCCGTGATCCTTGCAGGCGCGGCCCGCACGCCGGGAAGCGGATCGTTGCGCGGGGATGAAATCCGCGTCCCCGGACGTTGGTGCCTTCCGGCAGATCAGGTCGGATCGAGGAAGCGGAGGCACCGGCGTGAGTGAGCAACGGGGATGGGCACGACGGCTGGCGGGCTACGCCCGGCGCCACCCTGCGGACGTCGCCCTGGCCCTCGGCTCCTCGCTGCTCGGCATGGCCGTGATGGCGCTGGTCCCGCTGGTCACCAAGGTGATCATCGACGACGTCATCGGCGACCACTCCCGTGACATGGCCCCCTGGGCGGGAGCCCTCCTCGGCGCCGCCGTCCTCGTCTACGTCTCCACCTACGTCCGCCGCTACTACGGCGGCCGTCTCGCCCTGGACGTCCAGCACGACCTGCGGACCGACATGTTCGAGACGATCACCCGGCTCGACGGCCGACGCCAGGACGAGCTGTCCACCGGCCAGGTCGTCGGCCGCGCGACCAGCGACCTCCAGCTGATCCAGGGCCTGCTGTTCATGCTCCCGATGACGATCGGGAACCTGCTGCTGTTCCTGATCTCCCTGGTGATCATGGCGTGGCTGTCGCTTCCGCTCACCCTGGTCGCCCTCGCGGTGGCGCCCGCCCTCGCGTACATCGCGGGGCGCAGCCGGACCAAGCTCCACCCCGCCACCTGGTACGCCCAGGCCCAGGCGGCGGCCGTGGCGGGCGTGGTCGACGGCGCCGTCAGCGGCGTACGCGTGGTGAAGGGGTTCGGGCAGGAGGACCAGGAGACCGGGAAGCTCCGCGAGGTGGGCCGCCGGCTCTTCGCCGGGCGGCTGCGCACGATCCGCCTGAACGCCGCCTACACCCCCGCCCTGCAGGCCGTGCCCGCCCTCGGCCAGGTCGCCATGCTGGCGCTCGGCGGCTGGCTGGCCGTGCGCGGCCACATCACCCTCGGCACCTTCGTCGCCTTCTCCACCTACCTGGCCCAGCTCGTCGGCCCGGTCCGGATGCTGGCCGTGGTCCTCACCGTCGGCCAGCAGGCCCGCGCCGGCACCGAGCGCGTCCTGGAGCTCATCGACACCGAGCCGTCGATGCGGGACGGCTCCAAGGTGCTCCCCGCGGACGCCCCGGCGACCGTCGAGTTCGACGACGTCTCCTTCGGCTACGACCCCGAACGTCCCGTCCTCGACGGCCTCAGTTTCGAGATCCGCCCCGGCGAGACCGTCGCCGTCGTCGGCTCCTCCGGCTCCGGCAAGTCCACGGTCTCGCTGCTGCTGCCCCGCTTCTACGACGTCACCCGGGGCGCGGTCCTCATCGGCGGCCACGACGTGCGCGAGCTCACCCTCGACTCGCTGCGGGCCGCGATCGGACTGGTCCCCGAGGACTCCTTCCTCTTCTCCGACACCATCCGCGCCAACATCGCCTACGGCCGCCCCGACGCCACCCAGGAGCAGATCGAGGCGGCCGCCCGCGCCGCCCAGGCCGACCGGTTCGTCGCCGAGCTGCCGGCCGGGTACGACACCAAGGTCGGTGAGCACGGCCTCACCCTCTCCGGCGGCCAGCGCCAGCGCGTCGCGCTCGCCCGCGCGATCCTCTCCGACCCGCGCCTGCTGGTCCTCGACGACGCCACCTCCGCCGTGGACGCGGCCGTCGAGCACGAGATCCACGAGGCGCTGGGGCAGGTCATGCAGGGCCGCACCACACTGCTGATCGCCCACCGCCGCTCCACCCTGGGCCTCGCCGACCGCATCGCCGTCCTCGACGCCGGCCGTCTCGCCGACATCGGCACCCACGAGGAGCTCCAGGAGCGCTCCGCGCTCTACCGCAGGCTGCTCACCGACCCCGACGAACTCGGCGGCGTCTCGCCCGGCCACACCCGGCCGGCCGCCCCCGGCGAGGACACCTCCGTCCGCGACGAGCTGGACGCCGAGTTCGACGCCGAGCGCGGGGTCACCCCCCGGCTGTGGACCGGCGACCGTGAGCCGAAGGACACGGCGCTGTCCGGAACGCCCGCCACGCCCGAGCTCCTCGCCCAGGTCGAGGCGCTTCCCCCGGCCGCCGACACCCCCGGCGTCGACGAACGGCGGGCGGTCCGGCCGGAGGCGTCGTACGGCCTGCGCAGGCTGCTGCACGGCTTCGGCGCGCCGCTCCTGGTCAGCCTCGTCCTGGTCGCCGCCGACGCCGGCATGGGCCTGCTGCTGCCGGTGATGATCCGGCACGGCATCGACCAGGGCGTGTCCCGGGCGGCGCTGGGCGCCGTCTGGACGGCCTCCCTGCTCGCCCTGCTGGCCGTGGTGGCGCAGTGGGCCGCGCAGACCGGTGAGATCCGGATGACCGGACGCACCGGCGAACGCGTCCTCTACACGCTCAGGCTGAAGATCTTCGCCCAGCTCCAGCGGCTCGGCCTCGACTACTACGAGCGTGAGCTGACCGGCCGGATCATGACGAGGATGACGACGGACGTCGACGCCCTGTCCACTTTCCTGCAGACCGGCCTGGTCACCGCCTTCGTCTCGGTCGTCACCTTCTTCGGCATCATGGTCGCGCTGCTGGTGATCGACGTGCAGCTGGCGCTGGTCGTCTTCGCGACGCTGCCGCCGCTGATCATCGCCACCTACTTCTTCCGCAGGGCCAGCGTGAAGGCGTACGAACTGGCCCGCGAGCGGGTCTCGACGGTCAACGCCGACCTCCAGGAGTCGGTGTCCGGGCTGCGGATCGTGCAGGCCTTCCGGCGCGAGCGGGACGGCGCGGCACGGTTCGCGGAGCGCTCCGACAGCTACCGCCGCGCGCGCATCCGGGGCCAGTGGCTGATCTCGGTCTACTTCCCGTTCGTGCAGCTGCTGTCCTCGGTCGCGGCGGCGGCCGTGCTGATCGCGGGCGCGGGGCGGGTCGACGCGGCGACCCTCACCACCGGCGCGCTGGTGGCCTACCTGCTCTACATCGACCTGTTCTTCGCCCCCGTGCAGCAGCTCTCGCAGGTCTTCGACGGCTACCAGCAGGCGACCGTCTCGCTGGGCCGCATCCAGGAACTGCTCCGCGAGCCGACGTCCACCCGGTCCGCCGAACAGCCGCACGAGGTGCGCTCGCTCGGCGGCGAGATCGCCTTCGAGGACGTCCGCTTCCGCTACGGCACGGAGGAGGAGGCCCTCACCGGGATCGACCTGCGCATCCCGGCCGGCCAGACCGTCGCGTTCGTCGGCGAGACCGGTGCCGGGAAGTCGACCCTGGTCAAGCTGGTGGCCCGGTTCTACGACCCCACGAGCGGCCGGGTCACGGTGGACGGCCGGGACCTGCGCTCCCTCGACCTGACCTCGTACCGCCACCGGCTGGGCGTCGTGCCGCAGGAGGCGTACCTGTTCCCCGGCACCGTCCGCGACGCGATCGCCTACGGCCGGCCGGACGCCTCCGACGCCGAGGTGGAGGCGGCGGCGCGGGCGGTCGGCGCGCACGAGATGATCGCCACGCTCGACGGCGGCTACCTCCACGAGGTCGCCGAGCGCGGCCGCAACCTCTCCGCCGGACAGCGCCAGTTGATCGCGCTGGCCCGCGCCGAACTCGTCGACCCGGACGTCCTGCTCCTCGACGAGGCCACGGCCGCCCTCGACCTGGCGACGGAGGCCCAGGTCAACCAGGCCACCGACCGTCTGACGGGCCGCCGCACCACGCTCGTGGTCGCCCACCGGCTGACCACCGCGGCCCGCGCGGACCGGGTGGTGGTCATGGACCACGGCCGGGTCGTCGAGGACGGCACGCACGACGAGCTCCTCGCCCTGGACGGACGCTACGCGCGCCTGTGGCGCACCTTCGTCGGTGCGGCCGAGCCCGAGGAGCCGGTGAGCGCGTCGCGGTGACGGCCGCGCAACCATCGGCACGCCTCGGGCGTCCGTACATCAGTACGGGCATCGCGCGCACGGCCGGAACGGCCGGGCGTCGCGTACGGCGGACGCGGGAGGGGCCAAGACCGTGGGCACAGGTGCGGAACGCGCACGGAGCACGACGGTCCGCAGACTGACCGCGGCGCTGGCCGTGTTGATCGCGGCAGCGGTGCTCGCCGTCGCCGTCCCGGGCAGCGCCCAGGCGGCGACCGCCTCGTCCTGCACGGGACGCAAGGTGCGCACCCTGTCCTTCCCGGCCGGTTCCGTGCTGATCTACCGGGACGGCGGCGTGGTCTGCGCCGTCACCGTCCAGAAGCGGCCCGGCGTCAAGCGGCTGGTCTCGGTGAGCGTCCAGGCTCGCGGGCTGGTCGCCGTGCGCAAGTCGCGGATGGACGCCCGCAGTTCACCGGTCGCCAAGACGTACGCCGGCCACCGACGGGTGCGGGTGACGGCAGCGGTGGGCAGCGTCTCGTACCGGTCGGGCTGGTTCCTGTGCTGACCCGCGCGGCGGCCCGCCGGGCCCCGGCCCCCGCGACGCCGCGCTGACCCGCCGGCCCGCGTGCCGCCCCCCCGATGCGCCAACCCCCTCTGGTGTGACCCGTGTTGCTCCGATAGCTTCCGGCGACGCACATCTGTCTCACAAGGAGGGTGCACGCGCATGCGCAAGGCGCTCAGATGGCTGCTCGCGCTCACGGTGCTCATAGGCACGCTGAGCACGGCGGGAGCGGCGACCGCCGCCCCCACGCCGGAGGCCACCGACATCAAGGACCGGCTGCTCGCGATCCCGGGCATCAGCCTGATCGAGGAGAAGCCGTACCCCGGATACCGCTTCTTCGTCCTGAACTACACCCAGCCGGTGGACCACCGGCACCCCGCCAAGGGCACCTTCCAGCAGCGCATCACGGTGCTGCACAAGGACGTCAGCCGCCCGACGGTCTTCTACACCAGCGGCTACAACGTCTCCACCAACCCCGGTCGCCGCGAGCCCACCCAGATCGTGGACGGCAACCAGGTCTCCCTGGAGTACCGCTTCTTCACCCCGTCCCGCCCGGCCCCCGCCGACTGGTCCAAGCTGGACATCTGGCAGGCCGCCAGCGACCAGCACCGCGTCTTCGCCGCGCTGAAGAAGATCTACGCGAAGAAGTGGCTCGCCACGGGCGGCTCCAAGGGCGGTATGACGGCGACGTACTACGAGCGCTTCTACCCCCGGGACATGGACGGCGTGGTCGCCTACGTCGCGCCCAACGACGTCGTCGACCACGAGGACTCGGCCTACGACCGCTTCTTCGCCTCCGTCGGCACGAAGGAGTGCCGCGACCGGCTGAACGCCGTCCAGCGCGAGGCGCTGGTCCGCCGGGAGCCCCTGGAGCGCAGGTACGCGGCGGATGCGGAGGCGAACGGCTACACCTTCACCACCGTCGGCAGCCTGGACCGCGCCTACGAGGCGGTCGTCCTCGACTACGTCTGGGGATTCTGGCAGTACAGCCTGCTCTCCGACTGCGCGTCCATCCCGGCCGACG includes:
- a CDS encoding endonuclease I family protein — translated: MLATRINRWKSVALATTAVLVGLTAPALTASPAAATTTAYDSTYYKNAVGKTGTSLKSSLHTIISANVSKISYSAVWNALKVTDQDPNNSSNVILLYSGVSRSKSLNGGDVGDWNREHVWAKSHGDFGEVTGPGTDLHHLRPADVTVNSIRGNKDFDNGGSTVSGGGGSLTDSDSFEPRDADKGDVARMILYMAVRYDGGDGFADLEPNEKVNNGSNPYIGKLSVLKQWNDEDPPSAFEEKRNQTIYDTYQHNRNPFIDHPEWVEAIW
- a CDS encoding DinB family protein — translated: MSEAPGPPGTHLGPGAHLGPGAHLGPGPVTADDVRDAVRAAAAVLRGAREADWDVRAGSLEWSCWETVEHLADDLFAYAAQLGPEQPPSDREVPFVWSPRRPGGPANVVFADRGAGAAGLVQVLEASGALLTAVVRTAAPDVRSHHVFGASDPEGFAAMGVVETLVHLHDVAEGLGVRWEPDAGLCERVLARLFPDAPAGAGPWPTLLWATGRGEIPGRARLTRWRWHGAPREAAEKG
- a CDS encoding serine hydrolase; the protein is MTHRTARSRRGLVATALGAAVLVTGVATAAPASAATPTVTCTSSKAALATKLKKDITAALVGRKGTIAVGLYDRTTNTTCTLRASTAYDSASVVKVTVLSALLWDAQNAGRTLTSREKSLATAMITKSDNASTSTLWKQLGVTKIKKFLAAAKMTQTKPGANNYWGLTQITVTDEQKLLKLIHARNTVLTDASRTYVSTLMGKVVSAQRWGTPYGRPANVSWHVKNGWLSRATQGWRVHSVGTFKGGGHDYVMTVLTHGNSTMNYGIATIQGVAKVVHKDLAAS
- a CDS encoding S28 family serine protease encodes the protein MRKALRWLLALTVLIGTLSTAGAATAAPTPEATDIKDRLLAIPGISLIEEKPYPGYRFFVLNYTQPVDHRHPAKGTFQQRITVLHKDVSRPTVFYTSGYNVSTNPGRREPTQIVDGNQVSLEYRFFTPSRPAPADWSKLDIWQAASDQHRVFAALKKIYAKKWLATGGSKGGMTATYYERFYPRDMDGVVAYVAPNDVVDHEDSAYDRFFASVGTKECRDRLNAVQREALVRREPLERRYAADAEANGYTFTTVGSLDRAYEAVVLDYVWGFWQYSLLSDCASIPADAATATDDEIWNSVDAISGFSAYTDQGLATYTPYYYQAGTQLGAPTIHFPAIEKKYIRYGYQPPRNFVPRDIRMKFQPGAMRDVDTWVRHNARHMLFVYGQNDPWGSERFRPGKGAKDSYVFTAPGLNHGANVAGLVADQKTLATARILDWAGVAAPSVDRAKPLAKFDAKLDVRDVEREPALRP
- the speB gene encoding agmatinase — encoded protein: MDGNETPRGPVDSSRIPRYAGPATFARLPRLDEVGRADVAVVGVPFDSGVSYRPGARFGGNAIREASRLLRPYNPAQDASPFALAQVADGGDIAVNPFDIHEAVETIEAAADDLLGTGARLMTLGGDHTIALPLLRSVAKKHGPVALLHFDAHLDTWDTYFGAEYTHGTPFRRAVEEGVLDTEALSHVGTRGPLYGKQDLTDDEKMGFGIVTSADVYRRGADEIADQLRQRIGDRPLYISIDIDCLDPAHAPGTGTPEAGGMTSRELLEILRGLASCHLVSADVVEVAPAYDHAEITSVAASHTAYELTTIMSRQIAEARAK
- a CDS encoding thiamine pyrophosphate-binding protein; the protein is MTHDHDLVLRPTAAQTEAALNPPPGRTGGDLVVETLAGLGATTVFGLPGQHALAVFDALRRSSLRYVGLRMENNAGFAADAYGRITGEAAPLLLSTGPGALTSLAALHEAAAASAPVLAICSQVPTAGLGGGRRGHLHELPDQAASFRGVVKSVHQARTASQIPSAIEAAWKSALTVPHGPVWVEIPQDVLLARTSIPVVTGGDAFPDDLPPRPELTALAADLLSRAERPAIIAGGGVVRADASGKLRQLAERLDAPVVTTPGGKGAFPWTHPLSLRSWLEDRHTTDFLEDADVLLVVGSGLGELSSNYHTFTPRGRVVQIEADLGKLESNHPALGIHADARLALQALLETVETRQDETAPGRVRDLLAKVADRIAAQDLTLEQEVLASVRRALPADSPSFWDMTILAYWAWSAFDAKGPNRLHSAQGAGGLGYAFPAALGAAVADPTRPVLAVSGDGGALYSVAELATARQHDLNVTWLIVDDGGYGILREYMTDSFGAATGTELTRPDFAALAESFGVPGVRTSPRALAADLAKALSEPGPSVVVLPAVLRMFAPTHTGTGDGR
- a CDS encoding ABC transporter ATP-binding protein → MSEQRGWARRLAGYARRHPADVALALGSSLLGMAVMALVPLVTKVIIDDVIGDHSRDMAPWAGALLGAAVLVYVSTYVRRYYGGRLALDVQHDLRTDMFETITRLDGRRQDELSTGQVVGRATSDLQLIQGLLFMLPMTIGNLLLFLISLVIMAWLSLPLTLVALAVAPALAYIAGRSRTKLHPATWYAQAQAAAVAGVVDGAVSGVRVVKGFGQEDQETGKLREVGRRLFAGRLRTIRLNAAYTPALQAVPALGQVAMLALGGWLAVRGHITLGTFVAFSTYLAQLVGPVRMLAVVLTVGQQARAGTERVLELIDTEPSMRDGSKVLPADAPATVEFDDVSFGYDPERPVLDGLSFEIRPGETVAVVGSSGSGKSTVSLLLPRFYDVTRGAVLIGGHDVRELTLDSLRAAIGLVPEDSFLFSDTIRANIAYGRPDATQEQIEAAARAAQADRFVAELPAGYDTKVGEHGLTLSGGQRQRVALARAILSDPRLLVLDDATSAVDAAVEHEIHEALGQVMQGRTTLLIAHRRSTLGLADRIAVLDAGRLADIGTHEELQERSALYRRLLTDPDELGGVSPGHTRPAAPGEDTSVRDELDAEFDAERGVTPRLWTGDREPKDTALSGTPATPELLAQVEALPPAADTPGVDERRAVRPEASYGLRRLLHGFGAPLLVSLVLVAADAGMGLLLPVMIRHGIDQGVSRAALGAVWTASLLALLAVVAQWAAQTGEIRMTGRTGERVLYTLRLKIFAQLQRLGLDYYERELTGRIMTRMTTDVDALSTFLQTGLVTAFVSVVTFFGIMVALLVIDVQLALVVFATLPPLIIATYFFRRASVKAYELARERVSTVNADLQESVSGLRIVQAFRRERDGAARFAERSDSYRRARIRGQWLISVYFPFVQLLSSVAAAAVLIAGAGRVDAATLTTGALVAYLLYIDLFFAPVQQLSQVFDGYQQATVSLGRIQELLREPTSTRSAEQPHEVRSLGGEIAFEDVRFRYGTEEEALTGIDLRIPAGQTVAFVGETGAGKSTLVKLVARFYDPTSGRVTVDGRDLRSLDLTSYRHRLGVVPQEAYLFPGTVRDAIAYGRPDASDAEVEAAARAVGAHEMIATLDGGYLHEVAERGRNLSAGQRQLIALARAELVDPDVLLLDEATAALDLATEAQVNQATDRLTGRRTTLVVAHRLTTAARADRVVVMDHGRVVEDGTHDELLALDGRYARLWRTFVGAAEPEEPVSASR